One segment of Gammaproteobacteria bacterium DNA contains the following:
- the larE gene encoding ATP-dependent sacrificial sulfur transferase LarE — translation MESIAVACSGGLDSSLLLAAAHQALGERVLALTVQTPYMTSHEISEARTLAAKLGVRHQVLEWPIPEEISHNPPDRCYRCKRTLFAELQTIAAAEDYVWLADGTNRDDLDDYRPGMRALRELGIRSPLLEAGLGKAEIRRYAQALNLAVWNKPAGACLLTRLPHGAEARPELLRRVEAAEQALLDLGFSAVRVRCHDDLARIEVHRAEHARLLEETISAQVVAALTACGFQHITLDLQGYRMGSFNITPTAE, via the coding sequence ATGGAGTCGATCGCCGTGGCCTGCTCTGGAGGACTGGACAGCAGTCTGCTGTTGGCGGCGGCGCACCAGGCGTTAGGTGAACGAGTGCTGGCGTTGACTGTGCAGACGCCTTACATGACTTCCCACGAAATCAGCGAGGCCCGGACCTTGGCCGCCAAGTTGGGAGTGCGTCATCAAGTGCTGGAATGGCCGATTCCGGAAGAAATTTCCCATAATCCCCCGGATCGCTGTTACCGTTGCAAGCGGACGCTGTTTGCCGAGTTGCAAACCATCGCTGCTGCTGAAGACTATGTCTGGTTAGCCGATGGAACGAATCGCGACGATCTCGACGACTACCGTCCAGGTATGCGCGCTCTGCGGGAATTAGGCATTCGCAGCCCCTTGTTGGAAGCCGGGTTGGGCAAGGCTGAGATCCGCCGGTATGCCCAGGCCCTGAATCTGGCGGTTTGGAACAAGCCCGCAGGAGCCTGCCTGCTAACCCGTCTGCCGCATGGGGCCGAGGCGCGTCCCGAATTGCTGCGCCGGGTGGAAGCCGCGGAACAGGCGCTGCTTGACCTTGGGTTCAGTGCAGTGCGGGTGCGGTGCCATGACGATCTGGCGCGTATTGAAGTGCATCGTGCCGAACATGCCCGGTTGCTTGAGGAGACGATCAGCGCCCAGGTGGTTGCAGCGTTGACCGCTTGCGGTTTCCAGCATATCACCCTGGATTTGCAGGGCTACCGGATGGGCAGTTTCAATATCACGCCAACGGCGGAGTGA
- the larB gene encoding nickel pincer cofactor biosynthesis protein LarB, translating to MNEATLRTLLEQVRSGDLAVEQAVERLRDLPFRDLGEAVLDNHRELRRGQPEVIYCAGKTIAQVQAIIAALLEGESDILATRVPLAMAQAIMADYPQTRHNPLARTLVIQRRERTLTETTIAIVTAGTSDQAAAEEAAETALLFGNRVARINDVGVAGLHRLLARMEIIRSARVIIVVAGMEGALASVVAGLTARPVIAVPTSVGYGANFSGLSALLGMLTSCAGGVGVVNIDNGFGAACLASMINQL from the coding sequence ATGAACGAAGCCACGTTACGAACCCTTCTGGAACAGGTGCGTTCCGGCGACCTGGCGGTTGAACAGGCGGTGGAACGATTGCGCGATCTACCCTTCCGCGATCTGGGCGAGGCGGTGCTGGACAACCATCGGGAATTACGACGCGGCCAGCCCGAAGTCATCTATTGCGCGGGCAAGACCATTGCTCAGGTTCAGGCGATCATCGCCGCCTTGCTGGAAGGCGAAAGTGACATTCTGGCCACGCGCGTCCCACTGGCAATGGCGCAAGCCATCATGGCGGATTATCCCCAGACTCGTCACAATCCCCTGGCCCGCACCCTGGTCATCCAGCGGCGTGAACGGACCTTGACCGAGACGACCATCGCCATTGTCACCGCCGGCACCTCCGATCAGGCGGCTGCTGAGGAGGCTGCGGAAACAGCGCTGTTGTTCGGCAATCGCGTGGCGCGGATCAATGACGTGGGCGTGGCCGGTTTGCATCGGTTGCTGGCCCGGATGGAAATCATTCGTAGCGCGCGAGTGATCATCGTCGTGGCCGGGATGGAAGGCGCATTGGCCAGCGTCGTTGCCGGCTTGACCGCACGCCCGGTCATCGCTGTCCCGACCAGCGTGGGCTATGGCGCGAATTTCAGCGGATTATCGGCGCTGTTGGGCATGTTGACCTCCTGTGCCGGCGGTGTCGGCGTGGTCAACATCGACAACGGCTTTGGCGCGGCTTGTCTGGCCAGCATGATCAATCAGTTATGA
- a CDS encoding IS110 family transposase — protein MKEYTNERVIKVVGIDLAKRSFHVYGVDENGQRVIRRTFNRVRLSEFMANLPACTVAMEACGSAHYWARQFREDGHEVRLIAPQFVKPFVKSNKNDAVDAEAICEAAQRPRMRLVAIKSVEQQDIQAIHRMRSLGVERRTAQVNQIRGFLLEYGIEIPQGRVAVNQRLPEILEDPENGLSERFRAELRELADELRHLDERVAHYDAQIETLAESHPQAQALMTIPGLGAKGATALVAAVGEDPRLFKNGRGLAAWLGLVPRQHSTGGRDRLLGISKRGDVYLRQLLIHGARAVLRWVERKDDPTSRWARGLKGRRHANVAAVALANKIARIAYAVMTTGQPYDAAKGALAPV, from the coding sequence ATGAAAGAGTATACCAATGAGCGCGTCATTAAGGTTGTCGGCATTGATCTGGCCAAGCGGAGTTTTCACGTTTACGGCGTGGACGAGAACGGTCAACGGGTGATCCGCAGGACCTTCAACCGGGTACGTCTGAGTGAATTCATGGCGAATCTGCCCGCCTGTACGGTGGCCATGGAAGCCTGTGGCAGTGCGCACTATTGGGCGCGGCAGTTCCGGGAGGACGGCCATGAGGTACGGTTGATCGCGCCCCAGTTCGTGAAGCCCTTTGTGAAATCCAATAAAAACGACGCCGTCGATGCCGAGGCGATTTGCGAAGCGGCCCAGCGGCCCAGGATGCGGTTGGTGGCGATCAAGAGCGTGGAACAGCAAGATATCCAGGCGATTCACCGGATGCGCAGTTTGGGGGTGGAACGCCGCACCGCCCAGGTCAATCAGATTCGCGGTTTTTTGTTGGAATACGGCATTGAAATCCCGCAGGGGCGTGTGGCGGTGAACCAGCGCCTGCCGGAGATTCTTGAGGATCCAGAGAACGGCCTCAGCGAGCGCTTCCGGGCTGAGCTACGCGAGTTGGCTGACGAACTCCGTCACTTGGATGAACGGGTTGCTCATTATGACGCCCAGATTGAGACCCTGGCGGAAAGCCATCCGCAGGCGCAAGCGTTGATGACGATCCCCGGTCTGGGCGCCAAGGGCGCGACCGCGTTGGTAGCGGCCGTCGGCGAGGATCCCCGACTCTTTAAGAACGGGCGGGGTTTGGCGGCTTGGCTGGGCCTGGTGCCGCGCCAGCACTCCACCGGTGGACGGGACCGCTTACTGGGTATCAGTAAACGGGGGGATGTCTACCTGCGGCAGTTGCTGATTCATGGCGCCCGCGCCGTGTTGCGCTGGGTCGAGCGCAAGGACGATCCGACGAGCCGCTGGGCCCGGGGACTGAAAGGCCGTCGCCATGCCAACGTGGCGGCCGTCGCGTTGGCCAACAAGATCGCCCGGATCGCCTATGCGGTGATGACGACCGGCCAGCCCTATGATGCGGCCAAAGGCGCTCTGGCTCCGGTTTGA
- a CDS encoding IS630 family transposase: MNAEWMFDARKIPDEVMNYIRRIAVRAVEEKHYGPELVADFLGIDRTSIYDWLRNYRYEGEEALDTRKALGATCVMTPDIDRWLKETILNTTPADHGYDTVLWTLEIMVNLLKEYFGLWVSDATVRLHLHQLGLSCQKPCYHALNQDQEEVKKFINEEFKEIQKRAQELGADIAFQDESWVQGHTRSGRTWGLVGHPPEIKVSDDRGGFHILSMVTATGELIFEVTTQK, encoded by the coding sequence ATGAACGCGGAATGGATGTTTGATGCACGTAAAATACCGGATGAAGTGATGAATTACATCCGGCGTATTGCGGTTCGCGCGGTCGAAGAGAAGCATTATGGTCCGGAGCTTGTTGCTGATTTTTTGGGTATCGACCGAACGAGTATTTATGATTGGCTTCGCAACTATCGTTATGAAGGAGAAGAAGCCCTGGATACCCGGAAAGCGCTCGGCGCCACGTGTGTGATGACTCCGGATATTGATCGATGGTTAAAAGAAACGATACTCAATACGACGCCGGCGGATCATGGCTATGATACGGTTTTATGGACTTTAGAGATCATGGTTAATTTATTGAAAGAGTACTTTGGTTTATGGGTATCGGATGCCACGGTTCGTCTGCATTTACATCAATTAGGACTGAGTTGTCAAAAACCTTGTTATCATGCCTTAAACCAGGATCAGGAGGAAGTTAAAAAGTTTATTAATGAAGAATTTAAAGAGATTCAGAAGCGGGCTCAAGAACTTGGAGCGGATATTGCGTTTCAGGATGAGTCATGGGTTCAAGGCCATACGCGTTCTGGACGGACGTGGGGCTTAGTCGGTCATCCGCCTGAAATTAAAGTGAGTGATGACCGGGGTGGGTTTCACATTTTATCGATGGTTACGGCGACGGGCGAGTTAATATTTGAAGTGACCACTCAAAAATGA
- a CDS encoding transposase: MSGVFIAFLEKALEGRERPLIVITDNASYHTSKEVKAFLETHRKQIRLFFLPPHSPELNPDEQVWNEIKNDHLEKEPIKNRADFRARVYSALEKLKEFQERVKSFFRLPDTQYANPEKAPA, translated from the coding sequence GTGAGTGGGGTTTTCATTGCCTTTTTAGAGAAGGCATTAGAGGGTCGAGAGCGCCCATTAATTGTCATCACGGACAATGCGTCTTATCATACCTCGAAAGAAGTCAAAGCCTTTCTTGAGACGCATCGAAAACAAATCCGCTTGTTCTTTCTTCCCCCCCACTCGCCAGAGTTAAATCCGGATGAACAGGTTTGGAATGAGATCAAAAATGATCATCTGGAAAAGGAGCCAATTAAAAACCGGGCTGATTTCAGAGCGCGCGTTTATTCTGCTTTGGAAAAGCTAAAAGAATTTCAGGAAAGGGTCAAATCATTTTTTAGGCTCCCTGATACTCAATACGCTAATCCTGAAAAAGCTCCAGCATGA
- a CDS encoding transposase has protein sequence MSWPKEKPFNRYPSDLTDAEWERVQPLLEEREPNTRGHPREVDLREILNAIFYINKTGCQWRYLPKDFPAYTTVSTYYHQWINNGVFEKIIVKQFLDSLKNRC, from the coding sequence ATGTCTTGGCCGAAGGAAAAACCGTTTAATCGCTATCCCAGTGATCTCACCGATGCGGAATGGGAGAGGGTTCAACCCCTTTTGGAAGAACGCGAGCCAAATACGCGAGGACATCCCCGAGAAGTGGATCTCCGCGAGATTTTAAATGCAATTTTTTACATCAATAAAACGGGTTGTCAGTGGCGATATCTTCCCAAAGATTTTCCGGCGTATACCACCGTCAGCACTTATTATCATCAATGGATCAATAACGGTGTTTTCGAGAAAATTATAGTCAAACAGTTTTTAGATAGTTTGAAAAACCGCTGTTAG
- a CDS encoding IS630 family transposase → MEFTQQLEQNASREDGSRDVVYVDESGFHDNIRNEWGWSPRGEIIIGERKSKPTEKLNLIGGLINNEIIAPLAYASYTDTEIFNTWLEKCLIPVLPKNCIIVMDNASFHKSEETRSIIEENGHQLLFLPPYSPDLNPIENYWAILKGKLKKILPNCQTLFDALTAVFQTI, encoded by the coding sequence ATGGAGTTTACTCAACAATTAGAGCAAAATGCGTCGCGTGAAGATGGGTCTCGTGATGTTGTTTATGTTGATGAATCTGGATTTCATGACAATATCAGAAATGAATGGGGTTGGAGCCCAAGGGGCGAAATCATTATCGGTGAGAGGAAAAGCAAACCCACTGAAAAACTTAATTTGATTGGTGGTCTCATCAATAATGAAATTATTGCTCCGCTGGCCTATGCATCTTATACGGATACGGAGATATTTAATACTTGGCTTGAGAAGTGCTTAATCCCCGTACTCCCAAAAAATTGTATTATTGTTATGGATAATGCAAGCTTTCATAAATCGGAAGAAACAAGAAGCATTATTGAAGAAAATGGACATCAGTTGTTATTCTTACCTCCTTATTCACCTGATTTAAATCCTATTGAAAACTACTGGGCTATTCTTAAGGGGAAGTTGAAAAAAATTCTTCCAAATTGTCAAACTCTTTTTGATGCACTAACAGCGGTTTTTCAAACTATCTAA